In the genome of Vibrio sp. NTOU-M3, one region contains:
- a CDS encoding ATP-dependent zinc protease, translating into MLKRLSPVVALAVLSGCTLTNSEQYHQETLAAIQASETNLTNKISSLELQLSSQSGYIESLEGQIKSLNGELLSFKKEAITEIKKERKPVILPAPVPTPPQPSHEVVLGSIEKVTIDSINQTFDARVDTGAATSSLNAVDIEEFERNGKNWVRFHLSDEQNVAGDDNWIEAPVQRYVKIRQSTNDDSERRAVVELWVKVGKIHEKAQFTLADRSQMSHPVLLGREFIRDIAVVDVSRQYIFTGNNKKK; encoded by the coding sequence ATGCTTAAAAGATTGTCACCAGTAGTCGCGCTCGCTGTACTTTCCGGATGTACTCTGACAAACAGCGAACAATATCACCAAGAAACGTTAGCAGCTATCCAAGCTTCTGAAACCAATCTGACCAATAAAATCTCTAGTCTGGAACTTCAGCTAAGCAGTCAGTCTGGCTACATTGAAAGCCTTGAAGGTCAAATTAAATCTCTTAACGGTGAATTGCTTTCATTCAAGAAAGAAGCAATTACCGAGATCAAAAAAGAGAGAAAGCCGGTCATTTTACCTGCACCTGTCCCAACACCTCCTCAACCCTCTCATGAAGTTGTACTTGGCTCGATAGAGAAAGTGACTATCGACTCAATCAACCAAACATTTGACGCACGTGTGGATACCGGGGCGGCAACCTCTTCTCTCAATGCTGTTGATATCGAAGAATTTGAGCGTAACGGCAAAAACTGGGTCCGTTTCCATTTATCTGATGAGCAAAATGTGGCTGGTGACGATAACTGGATTGAAGCTCCGGTGCAGCGTTACGTGAAAATCCGTCAATCAACAAACGACGATTCTGAGCGTCGTGCTGTGGTCGAATTGTGGGTTAAAGTTGGCAAAATCCACGAGAAAGCACAGTTTACACTAGCTGACCGTTCTCAAATGAGCCACCCAGTATTGCTGGGGCGCGAGTTCATCCGTGACATCGCTGTGGTAGACGTAAGTCGCCAGTACATTTTCACGGGAAACAATAAGAAAAAATAA